In the Bradyrhizobium guangzhouense genome, one interval contains:
- a CDS encoding DUF2945 domain-containing protein, whose product MPKPFHRGDHVSWNSEAGRVRGHILRVRTKDVDYKGHTHHASPDDPQYEIKSDKTDHVALHKGRALRRLRS is encoded by the coding sequence ATGCCCAAACCCTTCCACCGCGGCGATCACGTCAGCTGGAATTCCGAGGCCGGCCGCGTCCGCGGCCATATCCTGCGCGTCCGCACCAAAGACGTCGACTACAAGGGGCACACGCACCATGCGAGCCCGGACGATCCGCAATACGAGATCAAGAGCGACAAGACCGATCACGTCGCCCTGCACAAGGGCCGGGCGCTGCGACGCCTGCGCAGTTGA
- the cpdR gene encoding cell cycle two-component system response regulator CpdR — protein MPKILLAEDDNDMRRFLVKALENAGFQVSSHDNGMAAYQRLREEPFEMLLTDIVMPEMDGIELARRASELDPDIKIMFITGFAAVALNSDSDAPKNAKVLSKPVHLRELVSEVNKMLAA, from the coding sequence ATGCCAAAAATCCTGCTCGCCGAAGACGACAACGACATGCGCCGTTTCCTGGTCAAGGCGCTGGAAAACGCCGGTTTTCAGGTCTCGTCCCATGACAACGGCATGGCTGCCTATCAGCGCCTGCGGGAAGAGCCGTTCGAGATGCTGCTGACCGACATCGTGATGCCGGAGATGGACGGTATCGAGCTTGCCCGCCGGGCCTCGGAACTCGACCCTGACATCAAGATCATGTTCATCACCGGTTTTGCCGCGGTCGCCCTGAACTCGGATTCGGACGCGCCCAAGAACGCCAAGGTGCTGTCGAAGCCCGTTCACCTGCGCGAATTGGTGAGCGAAGTGAACAAGATGCTGGCGGCCTAA